The Gemmata palustris genome includes a region encoding these proteins:
- the prpB gene encoding methylisocitrate lyase translates to MADSTPISPGRRLRDAWAHGPIAIPGVFNPLVAKMAERLGFHAVYLSGGALSAGNGVPDIGLLALTEFTQAAQLTAQATTLPLLCDADTGFGEALNVERTVRMFESAGVAGIHLEDQEMPKRCGHLSGKSVVSAEVMVAKIRAAVAAKKDKDFVVLARTDAKGVHGFDDAVTRAKMYLDAGADGIFPEAMESREEFERFAKAVPGATLLANMTEFGKSPNIDVKALGAMGYRLILFPLTAFRAAMKTAEDTLRDLMTNGVQTASIPNMQTRAELYDVLGYTGYEERDRAYFGG, encoded by the coding sequence ATGGCCGATTCCACTCCGATTTCGCCCGGCCGCCGGCTCCGTGACGCATGGGCACACGGACCGATCGCGATCCCCGGCGTGTTCAATCCGCTCGTCGCGAAGATGGCCGAACGCCTGGGTTTTCATGCTGTTTATCTCTCGGGTGGGGCGCTCTCGGCGGGCAACGGCGTGCCCGACATCGGGTTGCTCGCGCTCACGGAATTCACGCAGGCCGCACAACTGACCGCACAAGCGACCACGCTGCCGTTACTCTGCGACGCGGACACCGGGTTCGGCGAAGCCCTGAACGTTGAGCGGACGGTTCGCATGTTTGAATCGGCCGGAGTTGCGGGGATTCACCTTGAAGACCAGGAGATGCCGAAGCGCTGCGGGCACCTCTCCGGGAAATCCGTGGTGAGCGCGGAAGTGATGGTCGCGAAGATTCGCGCCGCGGTCGCCGCGAAGAAAGACAAAGACTTCGTCGTTCTCGCCCGCACGGACGCGAAGGGCGTCCACGGCTTCGACGACGCGGTGACGCGCGCGAAGATGTATCTGGACGCGGGCGCGGACGGAATCTTCCCCGAGGCGATGGAGTCGCGTGAGGAGTTCGAGCGGTTCGCGAAAGCGGTGCCCGGCGCGACATTACTGGCGAACATGACGGAGTTCGGGAAGTCGCCGAATATCGACGTAAAAGCTCTCGGTGCAATGGGTTACCGACTGATTCTTTTCCCACTAACGGCGTTCCGCGCGGCGATGAAAACGGCCGAAGATACGCTCCGCGACCTCATGACAAACGGTGTGCAAACTGCGAGCATTCCGAACATGCAGACGCGAGCCGAACTGTACGATGTACTCGGCTACACCGGCTACGAGGAACGCGACCGGGCGTACTTTGGTGGGTGA